Proteins co-encoded in one Caldisalinibacter kiritimatiensis genomic window:
- a CDS encoding endonuclease/exonuclease/phosphatase family protein, which produces MRIVSWNCNMAFRKKQQKLIETYDPDIVLIQECEISDKYHSMFENKIWKGDNVNKGIGIFSKKGFILKELQINLDVKYFQICEVNNKLLLINIWAMNDIENSEQRYIGQVSKLVNELIKTNILNRKVIIAGDFNWNKIWDKSSRRLKGSITEVVEKVKLFNIESIYHNEFNQKFGEESIPTFYMYRKRDKLYHTDYVFMSNLIQTVDFKVGKYKEWNDYSDHMPLVIEVE; this is translated from the coding sequence ATGAGAATAGTTAGTTGGAACTGTAACATGGCTTTTAGGAAAAAACAACAAAAACTAATAGAAACTTATGATCCTGATATAGTATTAATACAAGAATGTGAAATATCCGATAAATATCATAGTATGTTTGAAAATAAAATCTGGAAGGGAGATAATGTTAACAAAGGCATTGGTATATTTAGTAAAAAAGGATTTATTTTAAAAGAATTACAAATAAATTTAGATGTTAAGTATTTTCAAATTTGTGAAGTAAATAATAAGCTCTTATTAATAAATATTTGGGCAATGAATGATATTGAAAATTCTGAACAAAGATATATAGGTCAAGTTAGTAAATTAGTAAATGAGTTAATTAAAACCAACATCTTAAATCGAAAGGTTATTATAGCGGGTGATTTTAATTGGAATAAAATTTGGGATAAAAGCAGTAGAAGATTAAAAGGAAGTATAACGGAAGTTGTTGAAAAGGTTAAACTGTTTAATATAGAAAGTATTTATCATAATGAATTTAATCAAAAATTTGGTGAAGAAAGTATTCCTACTTTTTATATGTATAGAAAAAGAGATAAACTTTATCATACAGATTATGTTTTTATGTCAAATTTAATTCAAACAGTAGACTTTAAAGTTGGAAAATATAAAGAATGGAATGATTATAGTGACCATATGCCGTTAGTGATTGAAGTAGAGTAG
- a CDS encoding plasmid pRiA4b ORF-3 family protein, with translation MYEFGYPICIEGEGACPPEDVGGIGGYEEFLEVINDPNHEDYEGFLTWAKEQGYKESWDIKWTNTLMKQCLKLKKIKVDK, from the coding sequence TTGTATGAATTTGGTTATCCAATTTGCATTGAAGGGGAAGGTGCATGTCCACCTGAAGATGTGGGAGGGATAGGTGGGTATGAAGAGTTTTTAGAAGTGATAAACGATCCTAACCATGAAGATTATGAAGGATTTCTAACATGGGCAAAGGAACAAGGATATAAAGAAAGCTGGGATATAAAATGGACAAATACATTAATGAAACAATGTTTAAAATTGAAAAAGATAAAAGTGGATAAATAA
- a CDS encoding type II toxin-antitoxin system RnlB family antitoxin — protein MNYYVIKKTCSNIYEYVIMSTSYINPFDEREAIEKELKKLNYRGKVLFDLLLKNGLNYNRYIEVIYNGERFDIQTCKPVENIDTSIKRFCTEFYRDNCHLLDNGILPKAQQFLIRKGITI, from the coding sequence ATGAATTACTATGTAATAAAAAAGACATGTAGTAACATTTATGAGTATGTCATAATGTCTACTAGTTATATCAACCCATTTGATGAAAGAGAAGCAATAGAGAAAGAGCTTAAAAAGTTAAATTATAGAGGAAAAGTTTTATTTGATTTATTGTTGAAAAATGGTCTTAATTATAATAGATATATAGAAGTTATATATAATGGTGAAAGATTTGATATACAAACATGTAAACCTGTAGAAAATATTGATACTTCTATTAAACGGTTTTGTACTGAATTTTATAGAGATAATTGCCACTTGCTAGATAATGGTATTCTGCCGAAAGCACAACAGTTTCTAATTAGAAAGGGAATCACTATATAA